The following are encoded in a window of Roseimaritima ulvae genomic DNA:
- a CDS encoding DUF1592 domain-containing protein, translating into MSFDISKDIETAEKWAKVLGAINSGEMPPEDSQPLPDADKAAFLQELSGRMVTARKILSDTGGEITMRRLNRREYANTIEALLGVRPDVSDLPDDQGTAGFDTAGASLFFSSDQLEQYLATARRSLRLAISTKPSGKSKTVRIEPEDEYNERYAAAAEQMRDSSRRAKAFLAQSERPASDYGILDAYSAKKKQHAEWLPLMESYLARPETKTGATLIMTIKQGGYTRIRFPVLHAHDDGEYIIRVRAAAYPDAEDRLHYLEFTGGQGKTRKLLGWRKVTGTLDQPQIIEFPISHGLGQQNQIQIHQRSHQDRADKNLATIDMWENGIGTPPGLWIDWAEMVGPEAKQGDADSLCDFHYGDVRQDLRRFATKAFRGTAPGEDYLDRLVFHYQAGIDQGLPPDEAIIDPLAIVLSSPSFLYLVESKTEESSANKTLTAQELASRLSYFLWSGPPDEELMRLAREGRLSDAHVLQKQTERMLSDRRADRFVRHFVRQWLEIERIDMFQFNGVQFRKFDNAVRANAREEIYQTVHHLIDEKLPLGRLLQSDFVVINDLMADYYDIAGVEGYEFRAVPVDDDSIRGGLLGTAAFSAIGSDGVRSSPVERGAWVLRHLLNDPPPPAPPNVPQLSRLAGQHLPARALANAHQEQPQCFQCHQKIDPIGFGLENFDASGQWRDEEVIGIGKLKYGKWTREKRFAIDPQGTLPSGESFADFLELRESIALQEDAFARGFTEALIEYGLGRPYGFTDDPLAESILQQTKNKQYPISEFIHALVQSPSFQSK; encoded by the coding sequence TTGAGCTTCGATATCTCCAAGGACATTGAGACCGCTGAAAAATGGGCCAAGGTTCTCGGAGCGATCAATTCGGGTGAGATGCCGCCGGAAGACAGTCAGCCGCTCCCCGATGCTGACAAGGCAGCGTTCTTGCAAGAGTTGTCTGGTCGCATGGTGACGGCTCGAAAAATCCTCAGCGATACCGGTGGCGAGATCACGATGCGGCGTTTGAACCGACGGGAGTATGCCAACACGATCGAAGCGTTGTTGGGAGTACGCCCAGACGTTTCCGATTTGCCCGACGACCAGGGCACGGCTGGTTTCGATACCGCCGGGGCATCGCTGTTCTTCTCCAGCGATCAACTGGAACAATATCTCGCCACCGCACGTCGCTCTTTGCGATTGGCAATCAGCACGAAGCCGAGCGGGAAGTCGAAGACGGTTCGTATCGAGCCGGAGGACGAATACAATGAGCGGTACGCGGCGGCTGCAGAACAAATGCGTGACTCTTCGCGGCGAGCCAAAGCGTTTCTCGCGCAAAGCGAGCGTCCCGCATCCGACTATGGAATCCTGGATGCGTATTCGGCCAAGAAGAAACAACACGCGGAGTGGCTTCCGTTGATGGAAAGTTACCTCGCCCGTCCGGAAACCAAGACGGGCGCAACGCTGATTATGACCATCAAGCAAGGCGGTTACACGCGCATCAGGTTTCCGGTCCTCCACGCTCATGACGATGGCGAATACATCATTCGTGTTCGCGCAGCGGCCTATCCCGACGCTGAGGATCGGTTGCATTACTTGGAATTCACCGGCGGGCAGGGTAAGACGCGGAAACTACTTGGATGGCGGAAGGTTACCGGCACGTTGGACCAACCGCAGATCATCGAGTTTCCGATCAGCCACGGTCTGGGCCAGCAAAATCAAATTCAAATCCACCAACGCAGCCACCAGGATCGCGCCGACAAGAATCTGGCCACGATTGACATGTGGGAAAACGGAATCGGCACACCGCCAGGCTTGTGGATTGATTGGGCTGAAATGGTTGGGCCGGAGGCGAAGCAAGGCGACGCCGATAGTCTTTGCGACTTTCACTACGGGGATGTTCGGCAGGACCTACGTCGTTTTGCGACCAAAGCGTTCCGAGGTACGGCGCCAGGCGAAGACTACCTAGACCGGCTGGTTTTTCACTACCAGGCCGGTATCGACCAAGGGCTCCCGCCGGACGAAGCGATCATTGATCCGCTGGCGATCGTGCTCTCCTCACCCAGCTTTCTGTATCTCGTCGAGTCGAAGACGGAGGAATCGTCAGCAAACAAAACGCTGACCGCCCAGGAACTTGCTTCGCGTCTTTCGTACTTTCTGTGGAGCGGCCCGCCGGACGAGGAGTTAATGCGACTAGCAAGGGAGGGGCGTCTATCGGACGCGCATGTACTGCAAAAACAAACCGAACGGATGCTGTCTGACCGGCGAGCCGACCGATTCGTTCGTCACTTCGTCCGTCAATGGTTGGAGATCGAACGGATCGACATGTTCCAGTTCAATGGCGTCCAGTTTCGCAAATTCGACAACGCCGTCCGCGCGAACGCTCGCGAGGAAATCTATCAAACCGTTCATCACTTGATCGACGAGAAACTCCCGTTGGGCAGGCTGCTTCAATCCGATTTTGTCGTCATCAACGATTTGATGGCCGATTACTACGACATCGCCGGCGTAGAAGGCTATGAGTTCCGCGCGGTGCCCGTCGACGACGATTCGATTCGCGGGGGATTGCTCGGCACGGCTGCATTTTCCGCGATCGGATCCGACGGCGTCCGATCTTCACCGGTCGAGCGAGGTGCGTGGGTACTGCGGCATTTGCTTAATGATCCGCCACCGCCCGCACCACCCAACGTCCCGCAACTAAGTCGCTTGGCGGGGCAACATTTGCCCGCCCGAGCCCTTGCCAATGCACATCAAGAACAGCCGCAATGCTTTCAGTGTCATCAGAAGATTGACCCCATCGGTTTCGGTCTGGAGAACTTCGACGCATCAGGCCAATGGCGAGACGAGGAAGTCATCGGCATCGGTAAACTCAAGTATGGCAAGTGGACACGAGAGAAACGATTTGCGATTGATCCCCAGGGGACGCTACCAAGTGGCGAATCGTTCGCCGACTTTTTGGAGCTTCGCGAATCCATTGCCTTGCAAGAAGATGCGTTCGCTCGCGGCTTCACCGAGGCATTGATTGAATATGGCCTTGGTCGTCCCTACGGATTCACCGATGACCCGTTGGCCGAGTCCATTTTGCAACAGACAAAAAACAAGCAGTACCCGATCAGCGAGTTCATCCACGCGCTGGTGCAGTCCCCGTCCTTTCAATCGAAATAG
- a CDS encoding DUF1552 domain-containing protein, producing MSQALSRRGLLRSSTALISLPFLESFAFSRFARAATSVEFPKRMVFLGMGFGVTADRWYPDIQQTGTDWEVPEILSPLTRHKSDITFIQNLMHQYSADGHSGSTFWLTGANRYAIPGQSFHNTVSVDQVAAETLGSNTRFTSIQLAAAGDAGAAGDGHGPGYSLAWNRSGKPVAALNTPAAAFHRLFSQDETPIAVQQQRLLHQRSILDTVMVDAKSVSRKLNATDNRKLDEYLESIREIEVRLSKEEDWLGVEKKRPQDAVKEPGESLEGVEEIRMMYDIMLAAMQVDASRVFTYWMPVNTMIQSLGATMSAHNMSHYSEGERRTVSQSRDKAHAKLLAEFIDKLKATPQADGSTLHDHCTVTLGSNLSSVHTLKNCPTLITGGGSGFKQGQHIVMDDPKTPLCNLWLSMLRGSGIAAESFGDSTGVIEQLL from the coding sequence ATGTCACAAGCACTATCACGTCGCGGGCTGCTTCGCAGCAGCACCGCATTGATCTCGCTACCATTCCTGGAATCGTTCGCGTTCAGCCGGTTTGCGCGGGCTGCTACATCGGTCGAATTCCCCAAACGCATGGTCTTTCTCGGCATGGGATTTGGCGTGACAGCGGATCGTTGGTATCCCGACATCCAACAGACCGGCACGGACTGGGAGGTGCCCGAGATTCTTTCGCCGCTGACGCGACACAAAAGCGACATTACTTTCATTCAAAACTTGATGCACCAGTATTCCGCAGACGGCCACTCCGGCAGCACGTTCTGGTTGACCGGGGCCAACCGCTACGCGATCCCAGGGCAAAGCTTCCATAACACCGTTTCGGTCGACCAGGTTGCCGCCGAGACATTGGGAAGCAACACACGGTTCACTTCGATTCAGTTGGCCGCAGCCGGTGACGCGGGCGCTGCGGGCGACGGGCATGGCCCAGGGTATTCATTGGCATGGAATCGATCAGGAAAGCCCGTGGCTGCGCTCAACACGCCCGCTGCCGCTTTTCATCGTTTGTTTTCGCAAGATGAAACACCGATCGCCGTGCAGCAGCAACGATTGCTGCATCAGCGCAGCATCTTAGACACCGTAATGGTCGACGCGAAGTCGGTAAGTCGCAAGTTGAATGCGACCGACAACCGCAAGCTCGATGAGTACTTGGAATCGATTCGCGAAATCGAAGTTCGGCTGTCAAAAGAGGAGGACTGGTTGGGCGTCGAAAAGAAGCGTCCTCAAGACGCGGTTAAGGAGCCCGGCGAATCGCTTGAAGGCGTCGAAGAAATTCGCATGATGTACGACATCATGCTGGCCGCGATGCAAGTGGATGCCTCGCGGGTTTTCACCTACTGGATGCCTGTTAACACGATGATTCAGAGCCTGGGGGCGACCATGTCCGCTCACAATATGAGCCATTACTCTGAAGGCGAACGACGCACTGTCTCGCAGTCACGCGACAAAGCTCACGCCAAACTGCTCGCAGAGTTCATCGACAAGCTGAAAGCGACACCGCAGGCGGATGGCTCCACGCTGCATGATCACTGCACGGTGACCTTGGGCAGTAACCTGAGTAGCGTTCACACACTAAAGAACTGTCCCACATTGATTACCGGTGGTGGATCGGGATTCAAACAAGGCCAGCATATTGTGATGGACGACCCCAAAACGCCACTCTGCAATCTGTGGCTGAGCATGCTTCGCGGATCGGGCATCGCCGCCGAATCGTTCGGTGACTCCACGGGGGTGATCGAGCAATTGCTATAA
- a CDS encoding zinc-dependent alcohol dehydrogenase family protein, protein MKAMLIKAYGENATFEAAEVAKPEVKAGHVLVKIAASSVNTVDTMIRNMGKDLPLSPDTPAILGMDFSGTVEAVGDGVENYAVGDEVYGCAGGLADLPGTLADYMVADSNLIAHKAKNLSIREAAALPLVAITAYEGLQRAGITKGQKVLVHGGSGGVGHVALQLAKHWGAEVYSTGGGEKQLALIEKLGATGINYKTETVEQYVAKHTGGAGFDIVFDSVGGANLTNSFEAAALNGQVATTVSMCELDLTPAHFKGLSLHVVFMLIPMLHNFRREQHAEILRDLTQICESGGLKPVLDEEPFSLEQVGQAYARLESGKAMGKVVVEN, encoded by the coding sequence ATGAAAGCGATGCTGATCAAAGCCTATGGCGAAAACGCGACCTTCGAAGCTGCCGAAGTTGCGAAACCTGAAGTGAAAGCGGGCCACGTGTTGGTGAAAATTGCCGCGTCGAGCGTGAACACGGTCGACACGATGATTCGCAACATGGGAAAGGACTTGCCGCTGTCGCCTGACACGCCAGCGATTCTCGGGATGGATTTTTCCGGTACCGTCGAGGCCGTTGGCGACGGCGTGGAGAACTACGCGGTTGGCGATGAGGTCTATGGCTGTGCGGGCGGACTGGCGGATTTACCTGGCACACTCGCCGACTACATGGTGGCCGACAGTAACTTGATCGCGCACAAGGCAAAGAACCTGTCGATACGAGAAGCCGCGGCATTGCCGCTGGTCGCGATCACGGCATACGAAGGCTTACAGCGAGCGGGTATCACAAAGGGCCAGAAGGTTCTCGTGCACGGCGGCTCCGGCGGAGTTGGTCACGTCGCACTGCAGCTGGCGAAACACTGGGGCGCCGAAGTCTACTCCACCGGCGGCGGCGAGAAACAACTTGCCCTGATCGAAAAACTGGGTGCCACCGGAATCAACTACAAAACGGAAACCGTCGAGCAATACGTTGCCAAGCACACCGGCGGCGCTGGGTTCGATATCGTGTTCGACTCCGTTGGCGGTGCCAATCTGACAAACTCGTTTGAAGCAGCTGCACTGAACGGTCAAGTCGCCACGACCGTGTCGATGTGCGAGCTAGATTTGACTCCAGCTCACTTTAAGGGTTTATCTTTGCACGTCGTGTTCATGTTGATCCCGATGCTGCACAACTTCCGGCGCGAGCAACATGCCGAAATCCTCCGTGACCTAACGCAAATCTGCGAGTCCGGCGGACTCAAGCCCGTACTAGATGAAGAACCGTTTTCGCTCGAACAAGTCGGACAAGCCTACGCTCGCTTGGAGAGCGGAAAAGCGATGGGCAAAGTGGTTGTTGAAAACTAA
- a CDS encoding winged helix-turn-helix transcriptional regulator: MDTKSKTRHTSYVLPACPVEATLELIGGKWKGIVLFYLLDGRLRFSELKRKIGCVTQRMLTKQLRELEAAGLVNRIVYAEVPPRVEYELTEEGKSLQPVLMALKQWGEKHAMDLLTEREPC, encoded by the coding sequence ATGGATACCAAGAGCAAGACCCGGCACACCAGTTACGTGCTGCCCGCTTGTCCCGTCGAAGCGACGCTGGAGCTGATTGGCGGCAAGTGGAAAGGCATCGTTCTTTTCTACTTGCTCGATGGCCGACTTCGCTTTAGTGAACTCAAGCGGAAAATCGGTTGTGTCACACAGCGGATGTTGACCAAGCAGCTTCGCGAACTCGAAGCCGCCGGTTTGGTCAATCGAATCGTCTACGCCGAAGTGCCACCGCGAGTTGAATACGAACTCACCGAAGAAGGCAAGTCGCTCCAGCCCGTCTTGATGGCTCTAAAGCAATGGGGTGAAAAGCACGCGATGGATTTGCTCACCGAGCGTGAGCCCTGTTAG
- a CDS encoding transposase, whose amino-acid sequence MHDDPIAFFITWTCYGTWMPGDERGWTKWHRGDQLAQPLLADWCRDKMVESAVFLDLEQRQIVESVVREHCEIRRWTLHAVNCRTNHCHVVVSAPNYDGEQVRDQLKSWGKRRLKKRERQLGVSEEILREHWWTRKGSVRYLFDDDSLVAATEYALDAQDVGGSKAN is encoded by the coding sequence ATGCACGACGACCCGATCGCATTCTTCATCACTTGGACATGCTATGGAACATGGATGCCGGGCGATGAACGAGGTTGGACCAAGTGGCATCGCGGCGACCAACTGGCACAGCCCCTGCTTGCTGATTGGTGTCGCGACAAAATGGTTGAATCCGCTGTCTTTTTGGATCTGGAGCAACGACAGATTGTTGAGTCGGTTGTTCGCGAGCATTGCGAGATACGGCGATGGACGTTGCACGCAGTCAATTGCCGAACCAACCACTGTCACGTTGTCGTGTCGGCACCAAACTATGACGGCGAACAGGTACGTGATCAACTGAAGTCGTGGGGTAAGCGGCGTTTGAAAAAACGGGAAAGACAATTGGGCGTCTCGGAAGAAATCCTTCGAGAACATTGGTGGACGCGAAAGGGAAGCGTGCGATATTTGTTCGACGACGACTCGCTGGTTGCAGCGACGGAGTACGCTTTAGACGCCCAAGACGTAGGTGGCTCAAAAGCAAATTAA
- a CDS encoding SDR family oxidoreductase, whose protein sequence is MTKIAVSAASGQLGSEIAKATVEIVGKDNVVGLARTPSKAESLGIEIRPGDYSLRSDLEESLQGIDSVLLVSGMDAPDKRIGQHRNVIEAAKTAGVKKIVYTSIQGAEKDTAFSPVVQSNRQTEQDVRDSGLDWVIGRNGIYIEPDVEYIETYKQRGEIANCAGDGSCGYTTRGELAYAYARMLTQSQHNGQTYNLHGEPITQQQLADYLNTAFGTNLTYREMSVEEFQEDRAAELGEFMGNIIAGIYAGICNGALNNESHFEKAAGRAHQSWDEYFRLLAAQ, encoded by the coding sequence ATGACAAAAATTGCCGTGAGCGCAGCCAGCGGCCAGCTAGGTTCCGAAATCGCGAAAGCCACTGTCGAGATCGTCGGTAAAGACAATGTTGTTGGGCTTGCCCGAACGCCCAGCAAAGCGGAATCGCTGGGCATCGAGATTCGGCCCGGCGACTATTCGTTGCGAAGTGACCTGGAAGAATCGCTTCAAGGCATCGACTCCGTGTTGCTCGTATCCGGCATGGACGCTCCAGACAAACGGATTGGTCAACATCGCAACGTGATCGAAGCGGCAAAGACCGCTGGTGTGAAAAAGATCGTCTACACCAGTATTCAAGGAGCGGAAAAAGACACCGCTTTCTCGCCCGTTGTGCAAAGCAATCGGCAAACCGAACAAGACGTTCGCGACAGCGGTCTCGATTGGGTGATCGGCCGGAATGGAATCTACATCGAACCCGACGTCGAATACATCGAGACATACAAACAGCGCGGCGAAATCGCGAATTGTGCCGGCGACGGATCGTGCGGTTACACAACCCGCGGCGAGTTGGCGTACGCCTACGCGAGGATGCTAACTCAATCGCAGCACAACGGCCAAACCTACAACCTGCATGGCGAACCGATCACGCAGCAGCAGTTGGCCGACTACTTAAACACCGCCTTCGGAACCAACTTGACATACCGCGAGATGTCCGTTGAAGAGTTCCAAGAAGACCGCGCCGCGGAACTCGGTGAATTCATGGGAAATATTATCGCTGGAATTTACGCAGGCATCTGCAACGGCGCGTTAAACAACGAAAGCCATTTCGAGAAAGCCGCCGGACGTGCTCACCAAAGCTGGGACGAGTACTTCCGCTTACTTGCCGCTCAATAA